The sequence below is a genomic window from Cytobacillus luteolus.
ACATTCCTTAATTAAACTTTGAATTTCTAAGTCAATTTGATGAGCTATAGCATCACTATAATTCTGCTCATTATGGATATCACGACCAAGGAACACTTGACCACCTTGTGGTTGACCAAATTGAAGTGGTCCAAGCTTTTCACTCATACCGTATTCTGTAACCATCTTACGGGCTATACCTGTTGCACGCTGGAAGTCATTATGTGCGCCTGTACTTGCTTCTCCAAATACTACTTCTTCAGCTACACGTCCACCAAGTAATCCCGTAATTTTATCAAGTAATTCTGGTTTTGTCATAAAATAACGATCTTCTCTTGGAAGCATAACAGCATAACCACCAGCTTGACCACGAGGTACGATAGTTACTTTATGAACCATATCTGCTTCATCTAATACACAACCAATAATGGTGTGACCAGCTTCATGATATGCAACAATATTTCTTTCCTTTTTAGAAATGACACGACTCTTCTTCGCAGGTCCTGCAATAACACGATCTGTTGCTTCGTCGATATCAGACATATCCACTTTCTTTTTGTTACGTCTTGCTGCGATTAGAGCAGCTTCGTTTAATAGGTTCTCTAAATCTGCTCCAGAGAAGCCTGGTGTACGAGCAGCAATCGCTTTAAGATTAACAGATTCATCTAAAGGCTTACCTTGAGCATGTACTCCTAGAACAGCCTCTCTTCCTTTTAAGTCTGGACGATCAACTGTAATTTGTCTGTCAAAACGACCTGGACGTAAAAGGGCTGGGTCAAGAATATCCGGACGGTTTGTCGCTGCAATAATAATAATTCCTTCATTTGCACCGAATCCATCCATTTCAACGAGTAGTTGGTTTAGGGTTTGCTCACGTTCATCATGTCCTCCACCTAGACCAGCACCACGTTGTCGACCTACAGCATCGATTTCATCAATAAAGATTATACACGGGGCATTCTTTTTAGCATTTTCAAATAGGTCACGTACACGTGAAGCCCCTACTCCAACAAACATCTCTACAAAGTCCGAACCACTGATTGAGAAGAACGGAACTCCTGCTTCACCAGCAACTGCACGTGCTAATAAAGTTTTACCAGTACCTGGAGGTCCTACAAGAAGGACACCCTTAGGAATTCTTGCACCAAGCTCGGAGAATTTGCGAGGATCCTTTAAGAATTCAACAACCTCAACAAGCTCTTGTTTCTCCTCATCGGCACCTGCTACATCTTTAAATTTAACCTTTTTCTTTTCTTCACTATAAAGCTTTGCTTTACTCTTACCAAAGTTCATTACCCTGCTACCGCCACCTTGAGCTTGGTTAAGCAGGAAGAAGAATAAGATAAAGATAATAACAAAAGGAATTATGGAAGTGAAGAAGGTTACCCAACCACTTGTTTCTTCCGCTTGAAGTATCTTAATATCCGTATTTGCTGCAACAGCAGCATCAATACGTTCCATCACTCTTGGCATATTTGGAACATATGTAAGGAAGAACTGTTCAGCTTCATAGTTAGTCAATTGTCCACTTATCTCATACACCCCTCGTACAGGTTGCATAGATAGTGATTTGACATCACCATTTTCAAGATGAGTGATGAATTCATTGTAGTTCATTTCCTCTGTTTGCTGATTCGTTCCATTAAAAAAGCTAACTACACCGATAATTACCAAAAATATAAGTAAATAAAAGATCGTATTTCGAAAAATCCGATTCATCCCTTACCTCCTCCCACGATGAACAAACTATAGTCAATAGTATCATAGCGAATAGATTCATTACAACAAATAGCCCTTAACAAGTGCTATATATTTCCTTTACTGACAACTATTACCCCAGATGGAACCTGGAATATAATCATACTTCTTCAGTTGTATAGATATGTGGCTTTAATACACCGATATATGGTAAATTTCGATACTTTTCGATATAGTCTAGACCATATCCTACTACAAAAGCATCTGGTACTTGGAAGCCAACATAATCAGCCTCTATATCCGCTTTTCTTCCAGAAGGTTTATCTAATAAGGTAACAATTTTGATTGATTTTGCCTTTCTGTGTCTGAAAAGCTCTACCAAGTTACTCAATGTTAACCCACTATCGATAATATCTTCGATAATTAAGATATCTCGCCCCTCCACTGAAGTGTCTAAATCCTTTAGGATTTTAACTTGTCCAGATGAAACAGTTAAGTGGCCATAGCTGGAAACATCCATGAAATCGATTTCCAAATATGTATCAATTCGTTTTAATAAGTCCGCCATAAATGGCATAGCACCTTTTAAAACACCAATTGCTAACGGAAAACGATCTCTATAATCTTCCGTTAAAGTCATACCTAACTCTTTTACTTTTTCTTGTATTTCTTCCTCGGTAATCAGAACTTTCTCAATATCTTGCTTCATTCTACTTTGCCCCCTAGACGTTGGTTGCCCTTATGTTGTAGTAATATGTACCTTCCTTTTGATCGATCAGTGGCTTCATAGGTTGATTTTTTTAAGCCTGGTAACCAGATAATATCTCCAGTACCATTTTCTATAATCGGCCAAATGTCCCTATCCTTCATGGGAATTTTACGGTCAATAAAAATATCTTTTACCTTTTTCCTTCCCTTCATGCCTTTTAATGTCATTTTGTCACCAATCTCCCTATTTCTTACCTTTAAGGGAAATGACAGAGTGTCAGGGTCAATAATAAAATAGTTGTTACCTGTTTTATCACTAGGATAGTGTTCCCAAACCTCTGTAATTATTACCCCTCCACCTGGAAGGATACTTTGGCCTGGTCCATCTATCGTAAAACAAAAGGAGCTATTTTTCATTTCATGAAAGGTAAATAAACAATCGTCATATGAACGTTCTACTCGTAAATGATTCGGAAAGTGTAATGTTCCAGATGAACGATTGCCAGAAAGAAGGGTTAATAAACTTTCAATATGTATGTTAGAAAGAGTCGAAGGTATCTCTCCATAAAGATAGTTTAATATTAGTTGAATACCACGCCTTTGTAAAGGATTAGGCATGTTCATGAAACTACTGATCTTAAGGTTTATTTCGTCTACTCCAATCCTTCTAATTACTGTATTCATTTTGTCCACGGTTAATTCCTGAAGATATTTTTCATCCTCTAGTAAGGCTTCACTAAATTGCTGAAATCTCTCATGTACATTTCTGTTTTCTTCTTTTAAAAAGGGAAGAATCGTATGTCTATAGCGATTTCGTGTATATGTAGCCTTTTCATTACTAGGATCGATTCTTGGCTGTAAGTTATTTTTAAAGCAGTACTCCTCTATCATTTCTTTAGTAACTGCCAAAAAGGGACGAATGATATATCCATTAGAAAAGGCTCTCTTTGCTTTGATACCAGCCTGCCCTTCCCATGTACTTCCTCTTACAAGTCGCATAAGAATCGTTTCAATTTGATCATCACCATGATGGCCAAGTGCTATATATTGAGCCTGATGCTTTTCCATCATTTGTTTAAAGTAAGTAAATCGACATTCTCTTGCTGCAACTTGAGCACTAACACCATGGCTATTCTGATGGGATGAAACATCAATTTGAACACCCTCAAATGGTATATCATGGGCTTCACAAATTTTTTTCACAAAGTTCATATCTTCTTCTGACTGTTTCCCTCTGAACATATGGTCAACATGAGCGGCAATTATATGTACGTTCCAGATTGTCCGATGGTTCCAAAGAAAGTGTAAAAGAGCCAAAGAATCCGGCCCACCTGAAACACCAACTATGATTTTGGTATTTTTTTCTAGTAGTTGGTGTTTATTAATAAAGTCGTTGACTTGTTGTAACATTACCTTTTCATCCCTCTATAAAGTAGTCGTAATGTGTTTATCGTATCATTACTATTTCTACTTAACAAAGTAATCCTGCTCTTTTGTCAAAGATTATAGTTTTTCACTTTAAATATTGACCGTTCCTTTTCGCTGCAGACACTTGCTTTCCGCGGGGAGGAAGTCGAGCCTCCTCGGCGCTAACGCCTGTGGGGTCTCGACCTTTCCTCAACTTCTGAGCAGGAGTCAAGTGTCTTTCGCTCCAATCCACGCTTAACTTATCTATAGGATTTGACCATAAATATAGAGGACATAAGCCAACGAGACAAATAATATAATTAGAACCGTCTCCACAAAACCACCTTTGGTTTTCTGAGGAACAGGCTTCTTACTAATTACTGTTCCATTTCTACTAACTGGCTTACTTTGTTTTTTGACTTGGTGCCGATTGCTTCTTGTCGGAGGCTGATCTGGTTGAACAATTTTTTGACTTAGGTGAAGAATCATATCATTTCTCATCTCAGCAGCGCTTTGATATCGTCCATGAAGTGCATTATTTAATACTTTTTCATATTTACGTAGCATGGCATTTGTTCGAATGACATTCTTTAATTGTTCTTTTGCATCTGTTGTTTTGGAAAAACGTTTTGGAAAGGCGGCGTTTATCATGATCATGGCAACTGCAAATAAATCATAGGTTGGTTCAGCCTTTCGTGTACCCATTCCCCAATAACCTCGATCAAAGAACTCTGTAAACTCTTTTATCGCTCTACCATTAATCGTCGTACCGCCTACATCAATGCATCTTATTTTGGGTGTAGGGCCAGTAACGATTAGATTATCAGGCTTTAAATCTCCAAAGACCCAACCTTCCTGATGAAGTCTGTCCAAGTCTGCTAACAATTGTAAACATAAAACGCCTGTCCATTCATTCCCCTTTTTCTGAATGAAATCTAAGAAACTCTCACCTTTTATATACTCCATTACATAAAATGAGATTGCTTTTGGAAAGCCTGGACGCACCCAGTCATCTACATCTAATAAAGAAGGTCCGAGGGCAGACCCCTGGACCTTTGAAAAATGCTTTAACACATTTACTTCAGAAGTAATTGACGTACTACTCTCACTGATTTTCAAAGCTACATTGCCCTTAGAACCCTCGGCCAAATATACAAAACCAGTAGCGCCATAACCAAGAGGCTGAATGATTTTATAAGAATGTTTATGCCACTTCCCTGTTATATAGGTTCCTGGCTGAACTTTACATACCTGACTCTTCGAAGTATTGTTCATCACGAGTAATCAAGCTCCTTAACGAACGCTTTTTCTTAAAGTAAGTAAGAGCCTCTCTAATAGCCGGACCTGTTGGAGTAATCCCTCCTGTTGTCAGTTTTGGGAAAATACTCGTCAACGATTCGAGCTTAGGCGTCCAATCTAGCACTTTTTCGACATCATTCCTTTTCCCAGGAAATACGAAAACGCCAAAACGATTTTCACCCATTCTTGCATTTAAACTTAAAGATAGGTCAAGTAATGCTTCTTTTACTGTTGGAAGCTTATGTTTCATGCTGGCACTCGTGTCGACAAGAACAAGAACTTCTAATTCGACAGTCTCACCAAGCTCATCCACTACTTCCATAACCTCTCCTCTTTTTTCAGGAGGCAGGTCCTCCATAGAGCTTTGAGAGCCTAAAATTTGTTGAAGTTCTTTATTAATAACTCCTTGTAGAGTTTGTGTCATCGCTTGTCTTGTCACCATTTGAACAGTATGTGAAAGTTGCTGGGCATAGACAACCTGGTGAACACCACCACTTGCTGCTGCAATACTTTCTATTTCCTGCATACCTTGTTCATCTATTGTATCTTGATCCATAACTCCAATTACATTAACAGTAATACCTTGTTCTTTCGCTAATGCAGACATTGCCACTGGGTCTTCACCCTGATTTGAGCAACCATCTGTAATTAATAGAATTTGTTTTAAAGTCCCTTTCCTCATGTTTCATCCCCTCCTACTAGATTTAGTATCAGCATTGACGGAACGAAACTTTTTTAAACCCAACATCAGCCTTATTTTATGTTTATTTATAATATTCAATAGAATACTAGTTAGCACTTTCCTATTTTATTGAGCTTTTTTTCGATATGAATACGAAGGAATAGCAGCCCACTTTGGAATATTCCTCTTTATCTGTGTGACGACAACTGTCATATCATCTTGAATATTTCCAGCTCTTGTACGAATTACTTCTTCCATTAAGATGTCTGCAATTTCTTGTGGATCTTTCGAATCTATTTCACTGATTTTTCGTTTCATCCACATATCATAATTTTCAACATGCCTTGGGCCTTCAAAGACACCATCGCTCATCATAATTAGAAAGTCTCCTGCTTTTAATTGTTCACTTACAACATCCACTTCAAACTCTTGAATAATACCCATCGGTAAATTACTAGCTTGTATTCTTATGATCTTTTCTCCACGTTTTACATAGCTAGGTGTTGAGCCGATCTTCAAGAATTTTGCAGAAGCATCCTGTAAATCTATCATAGCCAAATCTAATGTTGAAAATATTTCATCTGTAGTGCGTAGTGATAAAATTGAATTCACTGACTTAATTGCAACTTTCTCTTCAATTCCTGACTTAAGTATTTTTTGTAAAAGCTGAAGGGTTTCATTGCTTTCGTGATGAGCTCTGACTCCGTTACCCATGCCATCACTAATTGCTACTGCATATTTGCCAACCCCGAGTTCTATAGTTGAATAACAATCGCCAGATACTAGCCCTCCACCTTTTGCTGCATGAGCTACACCTGTCTCAATAACAAATGCTTTAACCGAGCCAAATGAAACATGACAATATCCATTAGGATAGGCTGAGCATTCTTCTTTTTTCACCGAAATAGTCTCTCCTAAAATATCTGAAAGCATAGGAGCAATGATTTTTTCACTTTCCCCGCTTGCATTACAATATGGAATACTCATTTCGATATCAACATTCCCTTGTTCCAAGTTATAAATTTCAACATGTCCTATTTCAATTCCAAAGGCTTGTAACGATTCTAGGATTTGCTCTTCTTGTAGATGGTGATTCTCACGTTCTCTTTGGATCTCCTTGGCAAAATCACCCATAACCTGCGAAACTCCTAAGAGCTGGTCCGCAACTAATCTTCTGCTTTCTAGAACTTGCTTTTTTAACTTTTGATTAGCTTGATAGTGTGAAAATTCTTTTCCAATTGCATCAATTACTTTTTTTGACTTAACACAATGCTTGTCCCATTCTCGATTCAATTGATGATTATGCACCATCGAATTATCATCAATTTCATGCATAATCTTCTTCATATAATCATATGTTGTAGTAAAGTTTTTCGACCAGCATTGTTCCTTCTTGAAACAAGTTTGACACGTTTTCTCTGTTACATTACTTAAAAAGTAATCTATCTCTCGATCTTGGTCTTCCTCTTCAATAGGAAGTCCATAGTTTGAGAAACTATTAGAAAGGGCTTGAAACACATTTGAGAACTGAGAAACTCTATTTGCCGTAACATCTCTTATTTTTCGTAAATATTGTTGTTGTTCTGCTGAATGTTCAGAAGTTCCCGGGATAAACTTTGCTAGATTACTTGTAATAATTTGTGGTGTAACCAAGAATAATGCAATGGCTATAAGGGATTCATATAATGTTGCAAGCAGCTGATTAGACCCCTCACCATATAAGCCAATTAATAGAGTACCGATAATTAGGCCGATTGAGACACCAACCTTTTTCCCGTCCTTTAGCAATCCACCAAGTAATCCTGAGAAAGCTAGTAAACTCATCTGATATAAACTAGCAACATTCGCTAAACTTAGCACTAAGCCAGTGACAACACCTACCGTTGATCCGGTTGTCGCACCAGCAACAAATGCAAATAATAAAACTAAATACCTTGAAAGAATATGTTCAACCGATAAATCGTATATAGACCAACCAATTGTGCCTGTCATAACAGAAGCTATTAATATGATAATGCATATAACCTCTTCTGTTTTCAACGTTTGATGTCGTTTCCTAACAGTTAATAGAGGCACACTTTGTAGAAAAATAAGAGTTAATATAAACCCAAGACCTGCTTCAACAACTGAAAGCATTCCATCATATAATGTTAGCTCACCCTGTGTAAGGTAGACAATTGATGTTTTGGTAAGTAGAGAAGCAATTAGTACAAGGAAAGGCAATGCCTTAACAGATTCAAATTTTAATCTCTTCGAAATCTTATGACATAAAGTAAACAATACGATAGATCCGAATACGTACATGGTGGCATTTACAGATAACGTCATAGAACCTGCTAGTAATGCAAGCATCGCTAGTCCTGCGCGGTCCTTTCGTATTAACAATACTGCAGCGAAGAATGGTAATGCAAATGGCGTAATTTTGGCAAGGATCAAAGCTCGTCCAAGTAAAAAGCCGACCAAAATAATGAGTAACCCTTTGTGTAATAGCAAGTGACGTATCATCGATTGTAGGCGGCTAAACCAACGAGACAATGCGTATTGAGACTTTTCGAAATTAACTTCCCCAACTGGCTCAATGAGGTTCCTTTCAATTTTCTCCATTTTAAAACACTCCCCGTATTTTAATAGTTGATTGTTATTATACAAGGGAATATTTTAGGAATTTGTCAAAACAACAAGACAAAAACACAAAACCATTCGACTTCTTTCTAGGAAACCTTCTATAAGAATACACAATCTGTTGAAAAACACAGATTTTTTAGCGGAAGTCCACGAAAAGCGAAAGTGCCCGGTTAGCGACGTATGGGCTGAATCAATCCGCATGAGATAAAGGTAATACGGAGAGCGCTAGCGATCCGATGAAGACTTATCGTAAAGAGGAGAGACGAAGATCCATAGGCGCTGGGCACTATAGCTAGACATTATGAAATGCGGAAGGTTTCTTCATATGTAACAAAACAACACAAAAAAAGCTAGTCTCTTAGGAGACTAGCTTTTTTCTTAGTGATGACCCATACGGGATTCGAACCCGTGTTACCGCCGTGAAAGGGCGGTGTCTTAACCGCTTGACCAATGGGCCGGAATATTTTTCTTAAAATGGTAGCGGCGGAGGGAGTCGAACCCACGACCTCACGGGTATGAACCGTACGCTCTAGCCAGCTGAGCTACACCGCCATAGTAAGAAAATCTAAATCTAAATAAGCACAAGATAAATAATACTTTCTGAAGGCGTTTTCGTCAATAGTTTTATTTAATAACAGAAAAATAGAAAAACTTAATTTAAGAATAACAAAAAAGCACCCGTAATGGATGCTTTTAATATCTATATTCAAGTGCAGCAAGTTAGCCTCTTCTAGCTCCACGTCCACCACGTTTTGATTCAGTGTGGCGTTTTAATGAAGTTAGACGATCTTCGCTATCCTTTAGGAAACGACTCATCTTTTGTTCAAAGTTTTCTTTAGCACGAGGTGCTTCATTTCTGTTATTGTTGCGCGGACCATTGTTGTTTCGTGGACGGTATTCACGTTGTTCACGCTGTTCACGTTGTGGTTGCTCTTTCGCCTTTTTAATAGACAAACCAATCTTGCCGTCTTTTTCAACATTAATGACCTTAACTTCTACTTCGTCACCGACTTTTAGATGCTCATTAATATCTTTTACGTAATTATCAGCAACTTCACTTATATGAACAAGTCCTGTTGTGCCTCCTGGCAGCTCCACGAACGCCCCAAAATTTGTTATTCCCGTTACTTTTCCTTGCAACTTGCTGCCTACTTCGATTGACATAAAAAAATTGCTCCTCCTTAAAAATTAAAAAATCATCCTATACCATTATACATAATAATAAAAACGAGTGTCAATAAGACGAGGATTCGTCGGCGATTTTAAAGATGATTTCTCCATCTTTTGATAAGAAATAATCTCTTCTAGCAATCTTGGCTATATATTCATCATCATTTAACTTAACAATTTCTTCTTCGAGATAAATCTGCTCTTCTTTTAACTTTACAAGCTGTTCATCTAAGAGTTGACGTTCAGTTTCTTTTTCTCTAATCACTGCAGATTGTGCCACGAGCGTTGAAATTAACCCATAAGAAATGATCGCCGCAAAAATGGCAAAGGCTATAAGTCTTCGAAATAACCCTTTTCGCTTCATGTTGTTTTTTTGTTCTGATTGTTCATAATTAGTCACATATGGTGTTTGGATCTGAGTTACTTTTTGCTTCCTTATCGCTGCCATTTTAGAATCATTTCCTCCTTACATAACGTAAATGAATTTAAGACTTACGAATTTTATTCCACCATTTAATTATCATATGTTTCATATTCTTTGCATGCTTTCGAATACCTGCAAAACTCGTAAAATATTTTAACAAAAATTTCTTCAAATTTTGCGGTAGCATTCTCCATAATAATA
It includes:
- the ftsH gene encoding ATP-dependent zinc metalloprotease FtsH, whose amino-acid sequence is MNRIFRNTIFYLLIFLVIIGVVSFFNGTNQQTEEMNYNEFITHLENGDVKSLSMQPVRGVYEISGQLTNYEAEQFFLTYVPNMPRVMERIDAAVAANTDIKILQAEETSGWVTFFTSIIPFVIIFILFFFLLNQAQGGGSRVMNFGKSKAKLYSEEKKKVKFKDVAGADEEKQELVEVVEFLKDPRKFSELGARIPKGVLLVGPPGTGKTLLARAVAGEAGVPFFSISGSDFVEMFVGVGASRVRDLFENAKKNAPCIIFIDEIDAVGRQRGAGLGGGHDEREQTLNQLLVEMDGFGANEGIIIIAATNRPDILDPALLRPGRFDRQITVDRPDLKGREAVLGVHAQGKPLDESVNLKAIAARTPGFSGADLENLLNEAALIAARRNKKKVDMSDIDEATDRVIAGPAKKSRVISKKERNIVAYHEAGHTIIGCVLDEADMVHKVTIVPRGQAGGYAVMLPREDRYFMTKPELLDKITGLLGGRVAEEVVFGEASTGAHNDFQRATGIARKMVTEYGMSEKLGPLQFGQPQGGQVFLGRDIHNEQNYSDAIAHQIDLEIQSLIKECYEKAKVILTENRDKLELVAKTLLEIETLDAEQIKSLYEEGKLPDRPYAAEETSKPSDDVKVNINSKKDEANDTEEEK
- a CDS encoding FtsB family cell division protein encodes the protein MAAIRKQKVTQIQTPYVTNYEQSEQKNNMKRKGLFRRLIAFAIFAAIISYGLISTLVAQSAVIREKETERQLLDEQLVKLKEEQIYLEEEIVKLNDDEYIAKIARRDYFLSKDGEIIFKIADESSSY
- the tilS gene encoding tRNA lysidine(34) synthetase TilS, with the protein product MLQQVNDFINKHQLLEKNTKIIVGVSGGPDSLALLHFLWNHRTIWNVHIIAAHVDHMFRGKQSEEDMNFVKKICEAHDIPFEGVQIDVSSHQNSHGVSAQVAARECRFTYFKQMMEKHQAQYIALGHHGDDQIETILMRLVRGSTWEGQAGIKAKRAFSNGYIIRPFLAVTKEMIEEYCFKNNLQPRIDPSNEKATYTRNRYRHTILPFLKEENRNVHERFQQFSEALLEDEKYLQELTVDKMNTVIRRIGVDEINLKISSFMNMPNPLQRRGIQLILNYLYGEIPSTLSNIHIESLLTLLSGNRSSGTLHFPNHLRVERSYDDCLFTFHEMKNSSFCFTIDGPGQSILPGGGVIITEVWEHYPSDKTGNNYFIIDPDTLSFPLKVRNREIGDKMTLKGMKGRKKVKDIFIDRKIPMKDRDIWPIIENGTGDIIWLPGLKKSTYEATDRSKGRYILLQHKGNQRLGGKVE
- the spoIIE gene encoding stage II sporulation protein E, with the translated sequence MEKIERNLIEPVGEVNFEKSQYALSRWFSRLQSMIRHLLLHKGLLIILVGFLLGRALILAKITPFALPFFAAVLLIRKDRAGLAMLALLAGSMTLSVNATMYVFGSIVLFTLCHKISKRLKFESVKALPFLVLIASLLTKTSIVYLTQGELTLYDGMLSVVEAGLGFILTLIFLQSVPLLTVRKRHQTLKTEEVICIIILIASVMTGTIGWSIYDLSVEHILSRYLVLLFAFVAGATTGSTVGVVTGLVLSLANVASLYQMSLLAFSGLLGGLLKDGKKVGVSIGLIIGTLLIGLYGEGSNQLLATLYESLIAIALFLVTPQIITSNLAKFIPGTSEHSAEQQQYLRKIRDVTANRVSQFSNVFQALSNSFSNYGLPIEEEDQDREIDYFLSNVTEKTCQTCFKKEQCWSKNFTTTYDYMKKIMHEIDDNSMVHNHQLNREWDKHCVKSKKVIDAIGKEFSHYQANQKLKKQVLESRRLVADQLLGVSQVMGDFAKEIQRERENHHLQEEQILESLQAFGIEIGHVEIYNLEQGNVDIEMSIPYCNASGESEKIIAPMLSDILGETISVKKEECSAYPNGYCHVSFGSVKAFVIETGVAHAAKGGGLVSGDCYSTIELGVGKYAVAISDGMGNGVRAHHESNETLQLLQKILKSGIEEKVAIKSVNSILSLRTTDEIFSTLDLAMIDLQDASAKFLKIGSTPSYVKRGEKIIRIQASNLPMGIIQEFEVDVVSEQLKAGDFLIMMSDGVFEGPRHVENYDMWMKRKISEIDSKDPQEIADILMEEVIRTRAGNIQDDMTVVVTQIKRNIPKWAAIPSYSYRKKAQ
- a CDS encoding S1 domain-containing RNA-binding protein; its protein translation is MSIEVGSKLQGKVTGITNFGAFVELPGGTTGLVHISEVADNYVKDINEHLKVGDEVEVKVINVEKDGKIGLSIKKAKEQPQREQREQREYRPRNNNGPRNNNRNEAPRAKENFEQKMSRFLKDSEDRLTSLKRHTESKRGGRGARRG
- the hpt gene encoding hypoxanthine phosphoribosyltransferase, giving the protein MKQDIEKVLITEEEIQEKVKELGMTLTEDYRDRFPLAIGVLKGAMPFMADLLKRIDTYLEIDFMDVSSYGHLTVSSGQVKILKDLDTSVEGRDILIIEDIIDSGLTLSNLVELFRHRKAKSIKIVTLLDKPSGRKADIEADYVGFQVPDAFVVGYGLDYIEKYRNLPYIGVLKPHIYTTEEV
- a CDS encoding VWA domain-containing protein, which gives rise to MRKGTLKQILLITDGCSNQGEDPVAMSALAKEQGITVNVIGVMDQDTIDEQGMQEIESIAAASGGVHQVVYAQQLSHTVQMVTRQAMTQTLQGVINKELQQILGSQSSMEDLPPEKRGEVMEVVDELGETVELEVLVLVDTSASMKHKLPTVKEALLDLSLSLNARMGENRFGVFVFPGKRNDVEKVLDWTPKLESLTSIFPKLTTGGITPTGPAIREALTYFKKKRSLRSLITRDEQYFEESGM
- a CDS encoding protein kinase domain-containing protein, whose product is MMNNTSKSQVCKVQPGTYITGKWHKHSYKIIQPLGYGATGFVYLAEGSKGNVALKISESSTSITSEVNVLKHFSKVQGSALGPSLLDVDDWVRPGFPKAISFYVMEYIKGESFLDFIQKKGNEWTGVLCLQLLADLDRLHQEGWVFGDLKPDNLIVTGPTPKIRCIDVGGTTINGRAIKEFTEFFDRGYWGMGTRKAEPTYDLFAVAMIMINAAFPKRFSKTTDAKEQLKNVIRTNAMLRKYEKVLNNALHGRYQSAAEMRNDMILHLSQKIVQPDQPPTRSNRHQVKKQSKPVSRNGTVISKKPVPQKTKGGFVETVLIILFVSLAYVLYIYGQIL